The Amycolatopsis mongoliensis genome includes a window with the following:
- the bioD gene encoding dethiobiotin synthase produces MTMLVMTGTGTGVGKTITTAAIAALAVAGGQRVAVLKPAQTGVGPDEPGDLQDVLRLAGDRVTTLELRRYPDPLSPEAAARRSGLPALDPGEIARAASDLDTAHDLTLIEGAGGLLVRFDKTGSSLADVAWSLGSLVIIVAEAGLGTLNATALTAEVATKRGLTVAGVIIGSWPAEPDLAALSNLEDLPVAAGAPLLGVLPAGLGEVSREEFLSAARAGLSPWFGGEFDPELFAGCASAGK; encoded by the coding sequence GTGACCATGCTGGTGATGACGGGGACCGGGACCGGGGTCGGCAAGACGATCACCACGGCGGCCATCGCCGCCCTGGCGGTGGCCGGCGGGCAGCGCGTCGCCGTCCTGAAACCCGCCCAGACCGGCGTCGGCCCCGATGAGCCCGGTGATCTGCAGGACGTTCTCCGGCTCGCCGGGGACCGCGTCACCACGCTCGAGCTGCGGCGGTATCCCGACCCCCTGTCGCCCGAGGCCGCCGCGCGCCGCAGTGGGCTTCCCGCGCTCGATCCCGGGGAGATCGCGCGGGCCGCGTCCGACCTCGACACCGCGCACGACCTCACCCTGATCGAAGGCGCCGGGGGCCTGCTCGTGCGCTTCGACAAGACCGGCTCCAGCCTCGCCGACGTCGCCTGGTCGCTCGGCTCGCTCGTGATCATCGTCGCCGAGGCGGGCCTCGGGACGCTCAACGCCACCGCGCTCACCGCCGAGGTCGCCACGAAACGCGGCCTCACCGTCGCCGGCGTGATCATCGGCTCGTGGCCGGCCGAACCGGACCTCGCGGCGCTGTCCAACCTCGAAGACCTGCCGGTCGCGGCCGGTGCGCCGCTGCTCGGCGTGCTGCCGGCCGGGCTCGGCGAGGTGTCCCGCGAGGAGTTCCTGTCCGCCGCGCGGGCCGGGCTCTCGCCGTGGTTCGGCGGCGAGTTCGACCCCGAGCTCTTCGCCGGCTGCGCTTCCGCCGGGAAGTGA
- a CDS encoding bifunctional SulP family inorganic anion transporter/carbonic anhydrase → MVIMRPLAVLRHDLPASLVVFLVAVPLSLGIALASGAPVAAGLVAAVVGGVVAGALGGSALQVSGPAAGLTVVMAETIQTFGWAVTCAITVAAGALQILLGLSRIARAALAISPAIVHGMLAGIGVTIVLGQLHVILGGKAQSSAIENIAELPGQIVAHHDSATLIGLLTIAILLLWPKLPAAVRKVPGPLAAIATATLVSVLAGMTLPRVELPGDLLDVHLVPQLPDGWGGFALAVVTIALIASVESLLSAVAVDRLHTGPRANLDRELVGQGAANMVSGALGGLPVTGVIVRSSTNVAAGAKTRASAVLHGVWVLVFVVLLAGLIQNIPLAALAGLLVHVGAKLVNPEHLRTVLTHGDLPVYLLTLGGVVVFDLLTGVLAGIGLSLVLMLRRTLWSGIHVEAEGDNWRVVVEGVLTFLSVPRLSKVLGAIPAGVPVRLELVVDYLDHAAFESLTTWQQAHERAGGTVDVDEVGHPWFGEGKAGRPTRSRLAASRAVPRWLAPWSEWQAMEGIPAQQTRRGATEFHRRAAPLLRDTLSGLADGQRPRTLFITCGDSRIVPNLITTSGPGDLFTIRNIGNLVPPGQADPSMNASIEYAVGVLGIEEIVVCGHSGCGAMAALADGPPPGPLAVWLRHAEPSAHRLGPATLDGAVPDRDGDRLALHNVLQQLEHLREYPSVAAAEAAGKVQLTGMYFAVGTAQVYLFDAAERTFRPAGAPVVVPGA, encoded by the coding sequence ATGGTGATCATGAGACCCCTCGCCGTGCTCCGCCACGACCTGCCGGCCTCACTGGTCGTCTTCCTCGTCGCTGTCCCCCTGTCCCTCGGCATCGCGCTCGCTTCGGGCGCCCCGGTCGCCGCCGGGCTCGTCGCCGCCGTCGTCGGTGGCGTCGTCGCCGGTGCCCTCGGCGGCTCCGCGCTCCAGGTGAGCGGGCCCGCCGCCGGCCTGACCGTCGTCATGGCCGAAACCATCCAGACCTTCGGCTGGGCCGTCACCTGCGCGATCACCGTCGCCGCGGGTGCGCTGCAGATCCTGCTGGGGCTGAGCAGAATCGCCCGCGCCGCGCTCGCCATCTCGCCGGCCATCGTGCACGGCATGCTGGCCGGCATCGGCGTCACGATCGTGCTCGGCCAGCTGCACGTCATCCTCGGCGGCAAGGCCCAGAGCTCCGCGATCGAGAACATCGCCGAGCTGCCCGGCCAGATCGTCGCCCACCACGACTCGGCCACCCTGATCGGCCTGCTCACCATCGCGATCCTGCTGCTCTGGCCGAAGCTCCCGGCCGCCGTCCGGAAGGTGCCGGGGCCGCTGGCCGCGATCGCCACCGCGACGCTGGTCTCGGTGCTGGCCGGGATGACGCTGCCCCGCGTCGAACTGCCCGGTGACCTGCTCGACGTCCACCTCGTCCCGCAGCTGCCGGACGGCTGGGGCGGGTTCGCGCTCGCCGTCGTCACCATCGCCCTGATCGCCAGCGTGGAAAGCCTGCTCTCGGCGGTCGCGGTCGACCGCCTGCACACCGGGCCGCGCGCCAACCTGGACCGCGAGCTCGTCGGCCAGGGCGCGGCCAACATGGTTTCCGGTGCCCTGGGCGGGCTGCCGGTCACCGGCGTCATCGTCCGCAGCTCCACGAACGTCGCCGCCGGCGCGAAAACGCGGGCGTCGGCGGTGCTGCACGGCGTCTGGGTGCTGGTGTTCGTCGTCCTGCTCGCCGGGCTGATCCAGAACATCCCGCTGGCCGCGCTGGCCGGGCTGCTCGTCCACGTCGGCGCGAAACTGGTCAACCCCGAGCACCTGAGGACCGTGCTCACGCACGGCGACCTGCCCGTCTACCTGCTCACCCTCGGCGGCGTCGTCGTGTTCGACCTGCTCACCGGCGTCCTCGCCGGGATCGGGCTCTCGCTGGTGCTGATGCTGCGCCGCACGTTGTGGTCCGGCATCCACGTCGAAGCCGAAGGCGACAACTGGCGTGTGGTCGTCGAAGGCGTCCTGACGTTCCTCTCGGTGCCGCGCCTGTCGAAGGTGCTCGGCGCCATCCCGGCCGGGGTGCCGGTGCGGCTGGAGCTGGTCGTCGACTACCTCGACCACGCGGCGTTCGAAAGCCTCACCACGTGGCAGCAGGCGCACGAGCGCGCCGGCGGCACGGTGGACGTCGACGAGGTCGGCCACCCGTGGTTCGGCGAGGGCAAGGCGGGCCGCCCGACGCGGTCGCGGCTGGCCGCGAGCCGGGCGGTGCCGCGCTGGCTCGCTCCGTGGTCGGAATGGCAGGCCATGGAAGGCATCCCGGCCCAGCAGACCCGCCGCGGCGCGACCGAGTTCCACCGCCGCGCGGCCCCGCTGCTGCGCGACACGCTGTCCGGCCTCGCCGACGGCCAGCGCCCCCGCACCCTGTTCATCACCTGCGGCGACTCCCGGATCGTGCCGAACCTGATCACGACCAGCGGCCCGGGCGACCTGTTCACGATCCGCAACATCGGCAACCTCGTGCCGCCGGGGCAGGCCGACCCGTCGATGAACGCGTCGATCGAGTACGCGGTCGGCGTCCTGGGCATCGAGGAGATCGTGGTGTGCGGGCACTCGGGCTGCGGCGCGATGGCGGCCCTGGCCGACGGCCCGCCGCCGGGTCCCCTGGCGGTCTGGCTCCGGCACGCGGAGCCGAGCGCGCACCGCCTGGGCCCGGCCACCCTGGACGGAGCGGTCCCGGACCGCGACGGCGACCGCCTGGCGCTGCACAACGTGCTCCAGCAGCTGGAGCACCTGCGGGAGTACCCGTCGGTGGCGGCGGCCGAGGCGGCGGGGAAGGTGCAGCTGACCGGGATGTACTTCGCGGTGGGAACCGCGCAGGTGTACCTGTTCGACGCGGCGGAGCGGACGTTCCGCCCGGCCGGGGCGCCGGTGGTGGTGCCGGGCGCTTGA
- the bsaP gene encoding biotin synthase auxiliary protein BsaP codes for MTASDAPAFCVHCGQESPGGADHPACHNPRTALEPPRYCTFCARRLVVQVSPLGWTAKCSRHGETAGG; via the coding sequence GTGACAGCCTCTGACGCACCCGCCTTCTGCGTCCACTGTGGACAGGAGTCGCCGGGTGGGGCGGACCACCCGGCGTGCCACAACCCGAGGACGGCGCTGGAGCCGCCGCGCTACTGCACGTTCTGCGCGCGGCGGCTCGTCGTCCAGGTGAGCCCGCTCGGCTGGACGGCGAAGTGCAGCCGCCACGGCGAGACGGCCGGCGGCTGA
- the bioB gene encoding biotin synthase BioB, with translation MTAVPDTDVLAYAREHVLENGVGLGEAEVLEVLRLPDDRLPDLLALAHDVRMRWCGPEVEVEGIISLKTGGCPEDCHFCSQSGRFPTPVRSAWLDIPNLVKAARQTAETGATEFCIVAAVRGPDQRLLSQVREGVKAIREDGNDIQIACSLGMLTQEQVDELVEMGVHRYNHNLETARSHFPEVVTTHTWEERWDTLRMVAEAGMEVCCGGIIGMGETVEQRAEFAVQLAELSPHEVPMNFLIPQPGTPYEHYEIVAGKDALRTVAAFRLAMPRTMLRFAGGRELTLGDLGAEQGMLGGINAIIVGNYLTNLGRPASADLEMLDELKMPIKALSDSL, from the coding sequence GTGACCGCAGTCCCGGACACCGATGTCCTCGCCTACGCGCGCGAGCACGTCCTCGAGAACGGGGTCGGCCTGGGCGAAGCCGAAGTCCTCGAGGTGCTGCGGCTGCCCGACGACCGGCTGCCCGACCTGCTCGCCCTGGCGCACGACGTGCGGATGCGCTGGTGCGGGCCCGAGGTCGAGGTCGAGGGCATCATCAGCCTCAAGACCGGCGGCTGCCCCGAGGACTGCCACTTCTGCTCGCAGTCCGGTCGCTTCCCGACGCCGGTGCGCTCGGCCTGGCTCGACATCCCGAACCTCGTCAAGGCCGCCCGGCAGACCGCCGAGACCGGCGCGACGGAGTTCTGCATCGTCGCCGCCGTCCGCGGCCCGGACCAGCGGCTGCTCTCCCAGGTCCGCGAGGGTGTGAAGGCGATCCGCGAGGACGGCAACGACATCCAGATCGCCTGCTCGCTCGGCATGCTCACGCAGGAGCAGGTCGACGAGCTCGTCGAGATGGGCGTGCACCGCTACAACCACAACCTCGAGACGGCGCGCTCGCACTTCCCGGAGGTCGTCACCACCCACACGTGGGAAGAACGCTGGGACACGCTGCGGATGGTCGCCGAGGCGGGCATGGAGGTCTGCTGCGGCGGCATCATCGGCATGGGGGAGACGGTCGAGCAGCGCGCGGAGTTCGCGGTGCAGCTGGCCGAGCTGAGCCCGCACGAGGTGCCGATGAACTTCCTCATCCCGCAGCCGGGTACGCCGTACGAGCACTACGAGATCGTGGCGGGCAAGGACGCCCTGCGGACGGTCGCGGCGTTCCGGCTCGCGATGCCGCGCACGATGCTGCGCTTCGCCGGCGGCCGCGAGCTGACGCTGGGCGACCTCGGCGCGGAGCAGGGCATGCTCGGCGGCATCAACGCGATCATCGTCGGCAACTACCTGACCAACCTGGGCCGCCCGGCGAGCGCGGACCTGGAGATGCTCGACGAGCTCAAGATGCCCATCAAGGCCCTCAGTGACAGCCTCTGA
- a CDS encoding DUF2567 domain-containing protein, whose amino-acid sequence MSESSGPAHRPSAVAGPWSVPVLFRERRPRVVVKADLLPAVSVLGTLSLLSFPLAFAWSRLAPPERVRIISADGTQGALELESWHRFDDLAVFGLMTLGLGIVVGVVVWLLRERRGPVVFLAAVLGVALASALAMLLGVGWANSHYAIASPPALGSVIELAPRLESWWVLLTGPLGVTAAYSLLATWNGRDDLGRRLG is encoded by the coding sequence GTGAGTGAGTCGTCGGGGCCCGCGCACCGGCCGTCGGCCGTCGCCGGCCCGTGGTCGGTGCCCGTGCTGTTCCGGGAGCGGCGGCCGCGAGTCGTCGTCAAGGCCGACCTGCTGCCCGCCGTGAGCGTGCTCGGCACCCTCAGCCTGCTGAGCTTCCCGCTCGCCTTCGCCTGGTCGCGGCTCGCGCCGCCGGAGCGCGTGCGCATCATCTCCGCCGACGGCACCCAGGGTGCCCTGGAGCTGGAGAGCTGGCACCGCTTCGACGACCTCGCCGTCTTCGGGCTGATGACGCTCGGGCTGGGGATCGTGGTCGGCGTCGTCGTCTGGCTGCTGCGCGAGCGCCGCGGGCCGGTCGTGTTCCTCGCCGCCGTCCTCGGTGTCGCCCTCGCGAGCGCGCTGGCCATGCTGCTCGGCGTCGGCTGGGCGAACAGCCACTACGCCATCGCGAGCCCACCGGCGCTCGGCTCGGTGATCGAACTGGCGCCGCGCCTGGAGTCGTGGTGGGTGCTGCTCACCGGCCCGCTCGGCGTGACGGCCGCCTACAGCCTGCTCGCCACCTGGAACGGCCGCGACGACCTCGGCCGCCGCCTCGGCTGA
- a CDS encoding M48 family metallopeptidase: protein MTEDIEVSRHHAVRFPGISPRAYEHPVDRGALATLRAVPGFAQVVKTISGFYNERGERLMALASSIRVGPKQYPELDRLRHECAETLDLPSVPNVFVYQDPRIQAEAVGMDEPFIRVSTGLVDLMSHESLRFVLGHEMGHVLSGHSVYRTMMVRLISLQLAMSWTPVSALGIRAIIAALREWFRKAELSCDRAGLLCGQDPTAALRAQIQVAGGIDPARIDIPSFLQQAAEYESVEDIRDSFLKLKFVETESHPFAVVRAAQLQKWAASAEYRGILAGDYPRRDDDTPTSDWKDDLKSAAKSYKDSWSSSADPLTKVFSDVGETVSSTAGKVWSKFGNGSGD, encoded by the coding sequence GTGACTGAAGACATCGAGGTTTCGCGGCACCACGCCGTCCGCTTTCCCGGCATCAGCCCGCGCGCTTACGAGCACCCGGTGGACCGGGGCGCGCTCGCCACATTGCGCGCCGTGCCCGGGTTCGCCCAGGTCGTCAAGACCATTTCGGGTTTCTACAACGAGCGCGGCGAGCGGCTGATGGCGCTCGCGTCGTCGATCCGCGTGGGGCCCAAGCAGTACCCCGAGCTCGATCGCCTGCGCCACGAGTGCGCCGAGACGCTCGACCTGCCGTCGGTGCCGAACGTGTTCGTCTACCAGGACCCCCGCATCCAGGCGGAGGCCGTCGGCATGGACGAGCCGTTCATCCGGGTCAGCACCGGGCTCGTCGACCTGATGAGCCACGAGTCGCTGCGGTTCGTGCTCGGGCACGAGATGGGGCACGTGCTGTCCGGGCATTCGGTGTACCGCACCATGATGGTGCGCCTGATCAGCCTGCAGCTGGCGATGTCGTGGACGCCGGTCAGCGCGCTCGGCATCCGGGCGATCATCGCGGCGCTGCGCGAGTGGTTCCGCAAGGCCGAGCTGTCGTGCGACCGCGCCGGGCTGCTCTGCGGCCAGGATCCGACGGCGGCGCTGCGCGCGCAGATCCAGGTCGCGGGCGGGATCGACCCGGCCCGGATCGACATCCCGTCGTTCCTGCAGCAGGCCGCCGAGTACGAGTCGGTCGAGGACATCCGCGACAGCTTCCTCAAGCTCAAATTCGTCGAGACGGAGTCACACCCGTTCGCGGTGGTCCGCGCGGCGCAGCTGCAGAAGTGGGCGGCGTCGGCGGAGTACCGGGGGATCCTGGCGGGCGACTACCCGCGCCGCGACGACGACACGCCGACGTCCGACTGGAAGGACGACCTGAAGTCGGCGGCCAAGTCGTACAAGGACTCGTGGAGCTCGTCGGCCGACCCGCTGACGAAGGTGTTCAGCGACGTCGGCGAGACGGTCTCCAGCACGGCGGGCAAGGTGTGGAGCAAGTTCGGCAACGGCTCCGGGGACTGA
- a CDS encoding bifunctional SulP family inorganic anion transporter/carbonic anhydrase, with amino-acid sequence MIEIVRGEHDTGPPKNFRPSENLKHDVLASIVVFLVAVPLSLGVAFAAGAPLLSGLISAVVGGLVASLFGGSPLQVSGPSAALTVVLADTIATHGWPVTCAITVAAGLLQILFGLTRLARAALAVSPAIVHGLLAGIGVTLVLGQLHVVLGGSAQGSALANVLALPRQIAAHHDQAVLVGVVTLAVLLAWPRLPKAVRRVPAPLAAVALATGLSVATGMSLPRVDLPAGLPTLHLVPRLPDGGWGGFAAAALTIALIAGLESLLSAVSVDKLRGGPRTDLDRELIGQGAANVAAGALGGFPVTGVIVRSMTNYEAGARTRASAILHCVWILAACLLFTGVLRLIPLAALAALLVYVGAKLVNVNGLKEVRRHGDLPVYAVTLAGAVAVNLLTGVAAGILLALALMLRRMIFSGIHVEKDGERHRVVIEGALTFLSVPRLTRVLAEVPPHAEVRLELLVDYLDHAAFDCLRGWQQAHAGPVTVDEIGHPWFERGSSGAPTVRRSVAARVVPRWLAPWSEWQAEHVVLPAQRTASSLLCRGASEFHRRTAPLLRDTWSGLAHGQQPHTLFITCGDARIVPNLITTSGPGDLFTVRNIGNLVPPADGDDSSVGAAIEYAVGVLGVAEIVVCGHSGCGAMKALLGQAPDGLVQLGSWLRHGEATLRRRSREAPLLLGGERPAAEADQLALQNVVQQLETLRGYPVVADALARGGLRLTGMYFDVGAAQVSLLDDAARGFVPAGALEH; translated from the coding sequence ATGATCGAGATCGTTCGCGGTGAACACGACACCGGACCCCCGAAGAACTTCCGCCCGTCCGAGAACCTCAAGCACGATGTCCTCGCCTCGATAGTCGTCTTCCTCGTCGCCGTCCCCCTGTCCCTCGGCGTGGCGTTCGCCGCCGGGGCGCCGCTGCTCTCCGGCCTGATCTCCGCCGTCGTCGGCGGGCTGGTCGCGAGCCTCTTCGGCGGATCGCCGCTGCAGGTCAGCGGCCCGTCCGCCGCTCTCACCGTGGTGCTGGCCGACACGATCGCCACCCACGGCTGGCCCGTCACCTGTGCGATCACCGTCGCCGCGGGCCTGCTCCAGATCCTCTTCGGCCTCACGCGCCTCGCCCGCGCCGCGCTCGCCGTGTCGCCGGCCATCGTGCACGGCCTGCTCGCCGGCATCGGCGTCACGCTCGTGCTCGGCCAGCTGCACGTCGTGCTCGGCGGCTCGGCGCAGGGCTCCGCGCTGGCCAACGTCCTCGCGTTGCCGCGGCAGATCGCCGCGCACCACGACCAGGCCGTGCTCGTCGGCGTCGTCACCCTCGCGGTGCTGCTGGCCTGGCCGCGGCTGCCGAAGGCCGTCCGCCGCGTGCCCGCGCCGCTGGCCGCCGTCGCGCTCGCCACCGGCCTGTCCGTCGCGACCGGCATGTCCCTGCCGCGCGTCGACCTCCCGGCCGGGCTGCCCACGCTGCACCTCGTCCCGCGGCTGCCCGACGGCGGCTGGGGCGGCTTCGCGGCCGCCGCGCTCACCATCGCGTTGATCGCCGGCCTGGAGAGCCTGCTGTCCGCGGTCTCGGTGGACAAGCTCCGCGGCGGCCCGCGCACCGACCTCGACCGCGAGCTCATCGGGCAGGGCGCGGCGAACGTCGCCGCCGGCGCGCTCGGCGGGTTCCCGGTCACCGGCGTCATCGTGCGCAGCATGACCAACTACGAAGCGGGGGCGCGCACCCGCGCGTCGGCGATCCTGCACTGCGTCTGGATCCTCGCCGCGTGCCTGCTGTTCACCGGCGTGCTGCGGCTGATCCCGCTGGCCGCGCTCGCCGCGTTGCTGGTCTACGTCGGCGCGAAGCTGGTGAACGTCAACGGGCTCAAGGAAGTCCGGCGCCACGGCGACCTGCCGGTGTACGCCGTCACGCTGGCCGGCGCGGTCGCCGTCAACCTGCTGACCGGCGTCGCGGCCGGAATACTGCTGGCGCTCGCGCTGATGCTGCGGCGGATGATCTTCTCCGGCATCCACGTCGAGAAGGACGGCGAACGCCACCGCGTCGTCATCGAAGGCGCGCTGACGTTCCTGTCCGTGCCGCGGCTGACCCGGGTGCTCGCCGAGGTGCCGCCGCACGCCGAAGTCCGGCTGGAGCTGCTCGTCGACTACCTCGACCACGCCGCGTTCGACTGCCTGCGCGGCTGGCAGCAGGCCCACGCCGGGCCCGTGACGGTCGACGAGATCGGGCACCCGTGGTTCGAACGCGGCAGCTCGGGCGCGCCGACCGTGCGCCGCAGCGTCGCCGCGCGGGTCGTGCCACGGTGGCTCGCGCCGTGGTCGGAGTGGCAGGCCGAGCACGTCGTGCTGCCCGCCCAGCGCACGGCCAGCTCCCTGCTGTGCCGCGGTGCTTCGGAGTTCCACCGCCGCACCGCGCCACTGCTGCGTGACACGTGGAGCGGGCTGGCGCACGGCCAGCAGCCGCACACGCTGTTCATCACCTGCGGCGACGCCCGGATCGTGCCGAACCTCATCACCACCAGCGGGCCGGGCGACCTGTTCACCGTGCGGAACATCGGCAACCTCGTGCCGCCGGCGGACGGCGACGACTCTTCGGTCGGCGCGGCGATCGAGTACGCGGTCGGCGTGCTCGGGGTCGCCGAGATCGTGGTGTGCGGGCATTCCGGGTGCGGGGCGATGAAGGCGCTGCTCGGCCAGGCGCCGGACGGCCTGGTCCAGCTCGGCAGCTGGCTGCGTCACGGCGAAGCGACCCTGCGGCGACGGAGCCGTGAGGCGCCGCTGCTGCTCGGCGGCGAACGGCCGGCGGCCGAGGCCGACCAGCTCGCGCTGCAGAACGTGGTGCAGCAGCTGGAAACCCTGCGCGGGTACCCGGTGGTCGCCGACGCGCTGGCCCGGGGCGGGCTCCGGCTGACCGGGATGTACTTCGACGTCGGCGCCGCGCAGGTGTCCCTGTTGGACGATGCGGCGCGCGGATTCGTCCCGGCGGGTGCGCTGGAGCACTGA